One genomic region from Prunus persica cultivar Lovell chromosome G3, Prunus_persica_NCBIv2, whole genome shotgun sequence encodes:
- the LOC18782261 gene encoding probable serine/threonine-protein kinase yakA isoform X1, which produces MGVSFKVSKTGTRFRPKPPLQSETSVVDDDVSDTSRSSSRAAPRNESNPRMLEGDVIERHGSVPGVSGSSMSSEGLLVSPENEVSFTLNLFPDGYSFGKPSENENAHQGTLQDVPKLLHPYDRTSETLFSAIESGRLPGDILDDIPCKYVDGTLLCEVRDYRKCISEQGPGSPPTEGSLVVNKVCLKMSLENVVKDIPLISDNSWAYGDLMEVESRILKALQPQLHLDPAPKLDRLCKNPVPTKLDLALTSIRRKRLRQMPEVTITSSSKTHGKKVCIDRVPESSNCRLGDSGILPSNMMPHHIHENLTTQNLSPNNMLVRSKNFMSDASVPALPNQSRYHMGVGTPRSMQDHGSGTVANASASPVGQDTMISYADNVSTNVPLHGKREHQDGQMSHLSTFNKRQRPSPVGLDGMQHQQIGPHIDSFHGSDMNWKNTLLQQQTMAKGIQYSNTGIQKFPQQVFEGAPSQDAGTMQFSVGQPNMRYGAKEEQFETGKLDGSELSGIKNDMQMVEGDTGHLDPQISRHHQRLPQHPFMRSSFSQQSWNNFGQNIEKDARKDDQLQKRKSVQSPRLSSVSLVQSPLSSKSGEFSNGSVGPHFGAVAATAALGVSQKEKAAMTAVPAIGTPSLTSSANDSMQRQHQSQVAAKRKSNSLPKTSAMSGVGSPASVSNISVPLNAGSPSVGTPSSTDQSMLERFSKIETVTMRYQLNRKKNKVDDPPNRKPNTFSAQQLLTSLSNGSNNDDFKEDPSMRSLSKSLVGGNMNICKTRVLNFTQHDRIVQGGTAYDVLKARTRLIMSEKPNDGTVAMYYGEIDEAEFLAAEDYLPTLPNTHLADLLAAQFSSLMEHEGYRKEDQIQPKPSRMNLGPGNQSNASGLPRNNSAVEMQQYAESVSGQASNEVAKPINGGNSSLNPAQNLLPSTRMLPPGNPQALQMSQGLLTGTSMSQRPQQMESQPSLQLQQQQQQQQQQQHQQQQLQQQQQQQQQQQQQQQQQPQQQQQPQQQSSQHSMIQQQHPQLQRSMMLANPLSQLNAIGQNPNMQLGNQMVNKISTLQLQLLQQQQQQQQQQQQPPQMQRKMMMGLGTAMGMGSIGNNMVGLSGLGNTIGMGAARGIGGMSAPMTPISGIGNVGQNPMNLSQASNISNLTQQIQSGRLTQAALMASKFRMQQNRGGMIGVPQSSMAGMSGSRQMHQGTAGLSMLGQSLSRTSMSPMQPMGPPKLVAGMNMYMNQQQQQQQLQQQQLQQLQQQQQLQQQQQLQQQQQETTSPLQAVVSPQQVGSPSTMGISQLNQQSQQQQQQASPQQMSQRTPMSPQQMSSGAIHGMSAGNPEACPASPQLSSQTLGSVGSITNSPLDLQGVNKSNSVGNA; this is translated from the exons ATGGGTGTTTCGTTTAAGGTCTCAAAGACCGGTACCAGGTTCCGTCCCAAGCCTCCTCTGCAATCCGAGACCAGCGTTGTTGACGATGACGTGTCCGATACTTCCAGAAGCAGCTCCCGAGCTGCCCCCAGGAATGAATCCAATCCTCGAATGCTCGAG GGTGATGTCATTGAGAGACATGGTAGTGTGCCCGGGGTATCTGGTTCATCAATGTCTTCTGAAGGTCTTCTCGTATCTCCAG agaatGAAGTTTCCTTCACTTTGAATCTCTTCCCAGATGGATATTCTTTTGGAAAACCCTCAGAG AATGAGAATGCTCATCAAGGTACACTTCAAGATGTTCCAAAGTTGTTGCACCCGTATGATAGGACATCTGAAACTCTTTTTTCG GCAATTGAATCTGGCCGGTTGCCTGGAGATATTCTAGATGATATACCTTGCAAGTATGTTGATGGAACACTTCTGTGTGAG GTTCGTGATTATCGCAAATGTATTTCTGAACAAGGGCCTGGTAGTCCGCCTACTGAAGGATCCCTTGTTGTAAATAAAGTATGCCTCAAAATGTCATTGGAAAATGTAGTGAAGGATATCCCACTGATCTCAGATAATTCTTGGGCTTATGGTGATCTGATG GAAGTGGAATCCCGAATATTGAAAGCTTTGCAGCCACAACTTCACTTGGATCCAGCTCCGAAGTTGGACAGGCTCTGTAAGAATCCAGTTCCCACAAAG CTCGATTTGGCTTTGACCAGTATCCGGAGAAAGCGGTTGAGGCAGATGCCAGAAGTTACCATCACATCTAGTAGCAAGACACATGGGAAGAAAGTTTGCATTGATAGAGTTCCAGAAAGCTCCAACTGTAGGTTGGGAGATTCAGGAATCCTTCCAAGCAATATGATGCCACATCACATCCATGAAAATTTAACCACTCAAAATTTGAGCCCAAATAACATGTTGGTCCGATCTAAGAATTTTATGTCCGATGCTTCTGTTCCGGCACTGCCCAACCAATCTAGGTATCATATGGGGGTTGGAACCCCAAGAAGTATGCAGGACCATGGATCAGGAACTGTTGCCAATGCATCAGCTTCACCAGTTGGGCAGGACACAATGATCTCATATGCTGACAATGTTAGCACCAATGTACCTCTTCatggaaagagagagcatCAAGATGGGCAAATGTCACACTTATctacttttaataaaagacAGAGGCCCTCACCAGTTGGCCTTGACGGAATGCAACATCAGCAAATAGGGCCACATATAGACAGCTTCCATGGATCAGATATGAACTGGAAGAATACATTGTTGCAGCAGCAAACAATGGCCAAAGGAATTCAGTATTCTAATACAGGCATTCAGAAGTTTCCTCAGCAGGTGTTTGAAGGGGCACCGAGTCAGGATGCTGGGACAATGCAATTTTCTGTAGGACAGCCAAACATGAGATATGGTGCCAAGGAAGAGCAGTTTGAGACAGGTAAGTTAGATGGGTCAGAGCTCAGTGGGATTAAGAATGATATGCAGATGGTGGAAGGAGACACAGGCCATCTTGACCCACAAATATCACGGCATCACCAAAGATTACCACAGCATCCATTCATGAGATCTAGTTTTTCTCAGCAATCCTGGAATAATTTTGGTCAGAATATTGAGAAAGATGCAAGAAAGGATGACCaactccaaaaaagaaaatcagttCAAAGTCCCCGATTATCTTCTGTGTCTTTGGTTCAATCCCCATTATCATCAAAATCAGGGGAATTTTCTAATGGTTCTGTAGGACCCCACTTTGGAGCAGTTGCAGCAACTGCTGCTTTAGGGGTATCGCAGAAGGAGAAGGCAGCAATGACTGCAGTTCCTGCTATCGGAACCCCATCTTTGACCTCCAGTGCTAATGACTCTATGCAACGGCAACACCAGTCTCAAGTTGCTGCAAAGCGAAAGTCAAATTCCCTCCCTAAGACCTCAGCAATGAGCGGTGTTGGATCTCCTGCCAGTGTTAGTAATATAAGCGTTCCACTAAATGCAGGCAGTCCTTCTGTCGGAACTCCATCTTCTACTGATCAAAGCATGCTTGAAAGATTctcaaaaattgaaactgTTACCATGAG gtATCAActcaacagaaaaaagaataaggtTGATGATCCACCCAACAGGAAGCCAAATACATTTTCAGCTCAACAACTTCTGACCTCCCTCTCAAATGGTTCCAATAATGACGATTTCAAAGAGGATCCATCCATGAGATCTTTGTCGAAGTCACTTGTTGGTGGCAACATGAATATCTGCAAGACTAGAGTTTTGAATTTTACGCAGCATGATCGTATAGTTCAAG GAGGAACTGCTTATGATGTTCTGAAGGCACGAACTAGATTGATCATGTCAGAGAAACCAAATGATGGTACTGTAGCAATGTACTATGGCGAAATAGATGAAGCTGAATTTCTGGCTGCTGAGGATTATCTTCCCACGTTGCCCAATACT CACTTGGCGGATTTGCTTGCAGCACAGTTCTCTTCACTG ATGGAACATGAGGGTTATCGTAAAGAGGATCAAATCCAACCAAAGCCAAGCCGCATGAATCTTGGCCCAGGAAATCAATCAAATGCTTCTGGACTGCCTCGTAATAATTCAGCAGTTGAGATGCAACAATATGCAGAATCAGTTTCAGGTCAGGCATCCAATGAAGTTGCTAAGCCAATTAATGGTGGTAATTCATCCTTAAATCCGGCCCAGAATCTTCTACCAAGCACAAGGATGCTGCCTCCAGGAAACCCTCAGGCCTTACAGATGTCTCAAGGGCTCTTGACTGGGACTTCAATGTCTCAACGTCCACAACAGATGGAGTCACAGCCATCACTTCagctgcagcagcagcaacagcagcagcagcagcagcagcaccaacaacaacagctacaacaacaacaacaacaacaacaacaacaacaacaacaacaacaacaacaaccgcagcagcaacaacagccGCAGCAGCAGAGCAGCCAACACTCCATGATTCAGCAGCAGCATCCCCAGCTCCAGAGATCAATGATGCTTGCAAATCCACTTTCGCAGTTGAATGCAATTGGACAGAATCCCAACATGCAGTTGGGTAATCAGATGGTGAATAAGATTTCCACCCTGCAACTTCAGCTTttacaacagcagcagcaacagcagcaacaacaacagcagccGCCACAAATGCAGAGAAAAATGATGATGGGACTTGGAACAGCTATGGGTATGGGGAGCATAGGCAATAACATGGTTGGGCTTTCAGGCCTTGGAAACACAATTGGCATGGGAGCTGCAAGGGGAATAGGAGGAATGTCAGCACCCATGACACCTATTTCTGGAATTGGAAATGTGGGTCAGAATCCAATGAATTTAAGCCAGGCTTCAAATATTAGCAATTTAACCCAGCAAATTCAATCTGGAAGATTAACACAAGCTGCTCTCATGGCATCTAAATTTAGGATGCAACAGAACCGAGGCGGCATGATAGGGGTCCCTCAGTCAAGCATGGCTGGGATGTCAGGATCCAGACAGATGCATCAGGGAACTGCTGGTCTCTCAATGTTGGGTCAATCTCTGAGCCGAACTAGTATGAGTCCTATGCAACCTATGGGTCCACCAAAGCTGGTGGCGGGGATGAATATGTACATGaaccagcagcagcagcaacaacagtTACAGCAACAACAGTTACAGCAGTTGCAGCAACAACAGCaattgcagc
- the LOC18782261 gene encoding probable serine/threonine-protein kinase yakA isoform X2, whose protein sequence is MGVSFKVSKTGTRFRPKPPLQSETSVVDDDVSDTSRSSSRAAPRNESNPRMLEGDVIERHGSVPGVSGSSMSSEENEVSFTLNLFPDGYSFGKPSENENAHQGTLQDVPKLLHPYDRTSETLFSAIESGRLPGDILDDIPCKYVDGTLLCEVRDYRKCISEQGPGSPPTEGSLVVNKVCLKMSLENVVKDIPLISDNSWAYGDLMEVESRILKALQPQLHLDPAPKLDRLCKNPVPTKLDLALTSIRRKRLRQMPEVTITSSSKTHGKKVCIDRVPESSNCRLGDSGILPSNMMPHHIHENLTTQNLSPNNMLVRSKNFMSDASVPALPNQSRYHMGVGTPRSMQDHGSGTVANASASPVGQDTMISYADNVSTNVPLHGKREHQDGQMSHLSTFNKRQRPSPVGLDGMQHQQIGPHIDSFHGSDMNWKNTLLQQQTMAKGIQYSNTGIQKFPQQVFEGAPSQDAGTMQFSVGQPNMRYGAKEEQFETGKLDGSELSGIKNDMQMVEGDTGHLDPQISRHHQRLPQHPFMRSSFSQQSWNNFGQNIEKDARKDDQLQKRKSVQSPRLSSVSLVQSPLSSKSGEFSNGSVGPHFGAVAATAALGVSQKEKAAMTAVPAIGTPSLTSSANDSMQRQHQSQVAAKRKSNSLPKTSAMSGVGSPASVSNISVPLNAGSPSVGTPSSTDQSMLERFSKIETVTMRYQLNRKKNKVDDPPNRKPNTFSAQQLLTSLSNGSNNDDFKEDPSMRSLSKSLVGGNMNICKTRVLNFTQHDRIVQGGTAYDVLKARTRLIMSEKPNDGTVAMYYGEIDEAEFLAAEDYLPTLPNTHLADLLAAQFSSLMEHEGYRKEDQIQPKPSRMNLGPGNQSNASGLPRNNSAVEMQQYAESVSGQASNEVAKPINGGNSSLNPAQNLLPSTRMLPPGNPQALQMSQGLLTGTSMSQRPQQMESQPSLQLQQQQQQQQQQQHQQQQLQQQQQQQQQQQQQQQQQPQQQQQPQQQSSQHSMIQQQHPQLQRSMMLANPLSQLNAIGQNPNMQLGNQMVNKISTLQLQLLQQQQQQQQQQQQPPQMQRKMMMGLGTAMGMGSIGNNMVGLSGLGNTIGMGAARGIGGMSAPMTPISGIGNVGQNPMNLSQASNISNLTQQIQSGRLTQAALMASKFRMQQNRGGMIGVPQSSMAGMSGSRQMHQGTAGLSMLGQSLSRTSMSPMQPMGPPKLVAGMNMYMNQQQQQQQLQQQQLQQLQQQQQLQQQQQLQQQQQETTSPLQAVVSPQQVGSPSTMGISQLNQQSQQQQQQASPQQMSQRTPMSPQQMSSGAIHGMSAGNPEACPASPQLSSQTLGSVGSITNSPLDLQGVNKSNSVGNA, encoded by the exons ATGGGTGTTTCGTTTAAGGTCTCAAAGACCGGTACCAGGTTCCGTCCCAAGCCTCCTCTGCAATCCGAGACCAGCGTTGTTGACGATGACGTGTCCGATACTTCCAGAAGCAGCTCCCGAGCTGCCCCCAGGAATGAATCCAATCCTCGAATGCTCGAG GGTGATGTCATTGAGAGACATGGTAGTGTGCCCGGGGTATCTGGTTCATCAATGTCTTCTGAAG agaatGAAGTTTCCTTCACTTTGAATCTCTTCCCAGATGGATATTCTTTTGGAAAACCCTCAGAG AATGAGAATGCTCATCAAGGTACACTTCAAGATGTTCCAAAGTTGTTGCACCCGTATGATAGGACATCTGAAACTCTTTTTTCG GCAATTGAATCTGGCCGGTTGCCTGGAGATATTCTAGATGATATACCTTGCAAGTATGTTGATGGAACACTTCTGTGTGAG GTTCGTGATTATCGCAAATGTATTTCTGAACAAGGGCCTGGTAGTCCGCCTACTGAAGGATCCCTTGTTGTAAATAAAGTATGCCTCAAAATGTCATTGGAAAATGTAGTGAAGGATATCCCACTGATCTCAGATAATTCTTGGGCTTATGGTGATCTGATG GAAGTGGAATCCCGAATATTGAAAGCTTTGCAGCCACAACTTCACTTGGATCCAGCTCCGAAGTTGGACAGGCTCTGTAAGAATCCAGTTCCCACAAAG CTCGATTTGGCTTTGACCAGTATCCGGAGAAAGCGGTTGAGGCAGATGCCAGAAGTTACCATCACATCTAGTAGCAAGACACATGGGAAGAAAGTTTGCATTGATAGAGTTCCAGAAAGCTCCAACTGTAGGTTGGGAGATTCAGGAATCCTTCCAAGCAATATGATGCCACATCACATCCATGAAAATTTAACCACTCAAAATTTGAGCCCAAATAACATGTTGGTCCGATCTAAGAATTTTATGTCCGATGCTTCTGTTCCGGCACTGCCCAACCAATCTAGGTATCATATGGGGGTTGGAACCCCAAGAAGTATGCAGGACCATGGATCAGGAACTGTTGCCAATGCATCAGCTTCACCAGTTGGGCAGGACACAATGATCTCATATGCTGACAATGTTAGCACCAATGTACCTCTTCatggaaagagagagcatCAAGATGGGCAAATGTCACACTTATctacttttaataaaagacAGAGGCCCTCACCAGTTGGCCTTGACGGAATGCAACATCAGCAAATAGGGCCACATATAGACAGCTTCCATGGATCAGATATGAACTGGAAGAATACATTGTTGCAGCAGCAAACAATGGCCAAAGGAATTCAGTATTCTAATACAGGCATTCAGAAGTTTCCTCAGCAGGTGTTTGAAGGGGCACCGAGTCAGGATGCTGGGACAATGCAATTTTCTGTAGGACAGCCAAACATGAGATATGGTGCCAAGGAAGAGCAGTTTGAGACAGGTAAGTTAGATGGGTCAGAGCTCAGTGGGATTAAGAATGATATGCAGATGGTGGAAGGAGACACAGGCCATCTTGACCCACAAATATCACGGCATCACCAAAGATTACCACAGCATCCATTCATGAGATCTAGTTTTTCTCAGCAATCCTGGAATAATTTTGGTCAGAATATTGAGAAAGATGCAAGAAAGGATGACCaactccaaaaaagaaaatcagttCAAAGTCCCCGATTATCTTCTGTGTCTTTGGTTCAATCCCCATTATCATCAAAATCAGGGGAATTTTCTAATGGTTCTGTAGGACCCCACTTTGGAGCAGTTGCAGCAACTGCTGCTTTAGGGGTATCGCAGAAGGAGAAGGCAGCAATGACTGCAGTTCCTGCTATCGGAACCCCATCTTTGACCTCCAGTGCTAATGACTCTATGCAACGGCAACACCAGTCTCAAGTTGCTGCAAAGCGAAAGTCAAATTCCCTCCCTAAGACCTCAGCAATGAGCGGTGTTGGATCTCCTGCCAGTGTTAGTAATATAAGCGTTCCACTAAATGCAGGCAGTCCTTCTGTCGGAACTCCATCTTCTACTGATCAAAGCATGCTTGAAAGATTctcaaaaattgaaactgTTACCATGAG gtATCAActcaacagaaaaaagaataaggtTGATGATCCACCCAACAGGAAGCCAAATACATTTTCAGCTCAACAACTTCTGACCTCCCTCTCAAATGGTTCCAATAATGACGATTTCAAAGAGGATCCATCCATGAGATCTTTGTCGAAGTCACTTGTTGGTGGCAACATGAATATCTGCAAGACTAGAGTTTTGAATTTTACGCAGCATGATCGTATAGTTCAAG GAGGAACTGCTTATGATGTTCTGAAGGCACGAACTAGATTGATCATGTCAGAGAAACCAAATGATGGTACTGTAGCAATGTACTATGGCGAAATAGATGAAGCTGAATTTCTGGCTGCTGAGGATTATCTTCCCACGTTGCCCAATACT CACTTGGCGGATTTGCTTGCAGCACAGTTCTCTTCACTG ATGGAACATGAGGGTTATCGTAAAGAGGATCAAATCCAACCAAAGCCAAGCCGCATGAATCTTGGCCCAGGAAATCAATCAAATGCTTCTGGACTGCCTCGTAATAATTCAGCAGTTGAGATGCAACAATATGCAGAATCAGTTTCAGGTCAGGCATCCAATGAAGTTGCTAAGCCAATTAATGGTGGTAATTCATCCTTAAATCCGGCCCAGAATCTTCTACCAAGCACAAGGATGCTGCCTCCAGGAAACCCTCAGGCCTTACAGATGTCTCAAGGGCTCTTGACTGGGACTTCAATGTCTCAACGTCCACAACAGATGGAGTCACAGCCATCACTTCagctgcagcagcagcaacagcagcagcagcagcagcagcaccaacaacaacagctacaacaacaacaacaacaacaacaacaacaacaacaacaacaacaacaacaaccgcagcagcaacaacagccGCAGCAGCAGAGCAGCCAACACTCCATGATTCAGCAGCAGCATCCCCAGCTCCAGAGATCAATGATGCTTGCAAATCCACTTTCGCAGTTGAATGCAATTGGACAGAATCCCAACATGCAGTTGGGTAATCAGATGGTGAATAAGATTTCCACCCTGCAACTTCAGCTTttacaacagcagcagcaacagcagcaacaacaacagcagccGCCACAAATGCAGAGAAAAATGATGATGGGACTTGGAACAGCTATGGGTATGGGGAGCATAGGCAATAACATGGTTGGGCTTTCAGGCCTTGGAAACACAATTGGCATGGGAGCTGCAAGGGGAATAGGAGGAATGTCAGCACCCATGACACCTATTTCTGGAATTGGAAATGTGGGTCAGAATCCAATGAATTTAAGCCAGGCTTCAAATATTAGCAATTTAACCCAGCAAATTCAATCTGGAAGATTAACACAAGCTGCTCTCATGGCATCTAAATTTAGGATGCAACAGAACCGAGGCGGCATGATAGGGGTCCCTCAGTCAAGCATGGCTGGGATGTCAGGATCCAGACAGATGCATCAGGGAACTGCTGGTCTCTCAATGTTGGGTCAATCTCTGAGCCGAACTAGTATGAGTCCTATGCAACCTATGGGTCCACCAAAGCTGGTGGCGGGGATGAATATGTACATGaaccagcagcagcagcaacaacagtTACAGCAACAACAGTTACAGCAGTTGCAGCAACAACAGCaattgcagc
- the LOC18784288 gene encoding nuclear pore complex protein NUP107 — MDVEMDTSPSFFDPEDLSTREKFRRYGKRHLGSNISPHQENSASKFSESWLLYDGLSIHSPTNAALLLENIKQEVESIDPYHLEGTPGKTPVSKWRSPIDGTEVDVGSGLVHHSIKLLKQEEDSLADDGDTTFALFASLLDSALQGLMSFPDLILRFEGSCRDVSESIRYGSNIRHRIVEDKLMRQKAQLLLDEAASWSLLWYLFGKGTEEIPKELILLPSTSHLEACQFVAEDHTAQLCLRIVQWLEGLASKALDLERKVRGSHVGACLPSSGIWYHTQCYLKKGASSTNTIHHLDFDAPTREHAQQLPDDKKQDESLLEDVWTLLRAGRLEEACHLCRSAGQPWRAATLCVFGGLDQFPSIEALVKNGKDRTLQAIELESGIGHQWHLWKWASYCASEKIAEQDAGKYESAVYAAQCSNLKRMLPICTDWESACWAMAKSWLDVQLDLELAHLEPGRLDQFKSIGNAIDGSPGHSDGAVQPSNGPGIWPLQVLNQQPRQLSDLLQKLHSGEMVHESVTRGCKEQQRQIEMILMLGDIARLLDLIWSWIAPSEDDQNVFRPHGDPQMIRFGAHLVLVLRYLLGDEMDAFREKIMNVGDLIVHMYAMFLFSKQHEELVGIYASQLARHRCIDLFVHMMELRLNSSVHVKYKIFLSAMEYLQFSPVDNSKGSFEEIVERVLSRSREIKVGKYDKLSDVAEQHRLQSLPKAMVIQWLCFTPPSTITNVEDVSTKLLLRALMHSNILFREFALVSMWRVPAMPIGAHTLLSFLAEPLKQLSESSDSLEDYNVSQNLEEFHDWSEYYSCDAKYRNWLKIELENAEVSPLELSMEEKQRAILSAKETVNSSLSLLLRKENPWLAPGEDHVYESVEPIFLELHATAMLCLRSGECLPPDATVCATLMSALYSSVSEQDVLNRQLMINVSISSKDSYCIEVVLRCLAVAGDGLGQQEHNDGGILSTVMAAGFKGELLRFQSGVTMEISRLDAWYSSKGGSLESPATYIVQGLCRRCCIPEVILRCMEVSLSLIELGMPPEGHDQLIGLVASSEAGVLHLFSYQQLQEFLLVEREYSIRQMELEEELSS; from the exons ATGGACGTCGAAATGGATACTTCTCCAAGCTTCTTCGACCCTGAAGATCTCTCAACCAGGGAGAAATTTCGTCGATACGG GAAAAGGCACTTGGGTTCAAACATATCTCCGCACCAAGAGAATTCAGCTTCAAAATTTAGTGAATCTTGGCTACTCTATGATGGGCTGAGTATACATAGCCCGACCAATGCTGCACTTCTTCTGGAAAATATCAAGCAAGAGGTTGAAAGCATTGATCCTTATCACTTGGAAGGAACTCCTGGAAAGACTCCTGTCTCAAAATGGAGGTCACCCATTGATGGGACAGAGGTGGATGTTGGTTCTGGTTTAGTCCACCATTCAATAAAATTGCTCAAGCAGGAGGAGGACTCACTGGCTGATGATGGAGATACAACCTTTGCTTTATTTGCTTCTCTACTTGATTCTGCTCTTCAAG GGTTGATGTCTTTTCCTGACTTGATACTAAGGTTTGAAGGATCCTGCCGAGATGTTTCAGAGTCAATTAG GTATGGTTCCAACATACGGCATCGTATAGTAGAGGACAAGTTGATGAGGCAGAAGGCTCAGCTCCTTCTTGATGAGGCTGCTTCATGGTCGCTCCTGTGGTACCTTTTTGGGAAAG GGACTGAAGAGATTCCTAAAGAGCTCATCCTG TTGCCCTCAACATCACACTTGGAGGCTTGCCAATTCGTCGCTGAGGACCATACGGCACAATTATGTCTACGGATTGTTCAATGGCTGGAAGGCTTAGCCTCCAAAGCACTTGACTTGGAAAGAAAG GTGCGAGGGTCTCATGTTGGTGCCTGTCTCCCAAGCTCTGGAATTTGGTACCATACTCAGTGCTATCTTAAGAAAGGAGCATCCAGTACAAATACGATTCATCACTTGGATTTTGATGCTCCAACACGTGAACATGCTCAACAATTACCTGATGACAAA AAACAAGATGAATCTCTTTTGGAAGATGTCTGGACTCTTTTAAGAGCTGGAAGACTGGAAGAGGCATGTCACCTTTGCCGATCTGCAGGACAG CCATGGAGAGCTGCAACTTTGTGCGTATTTGGAGGACTTGATCAGTTTCCTTCAATTGAAGCCCTGGTGAAAAATGGAAAGGATAGAACTTTGCAAGCCATTGAGTTGGAAAGTGGCATTGGCCACCAATGGCATCTGTGGAAGTGGGCTTCTTATTGTGCATCAGAG AAAATAGCGGAGCAAGATGCTGGTAAATATGAATCAGCAGTCTATGCAGCACAATGTAGCAATTTAAAGCGCATGCTTCCAATCTGTACTGACTGGGAG TCAGCATGCTGGGCAATGGCAAAGTCATGGCTAGATGTTCAGCTGGATTTGGAATTGGCTCATTTAGAACCAGGAAGATTGGATCAATTTAAAAGCATTGGCAATGCAATTGATGGAAGTCCTGGACATAGTGATGGAGCTGTTCAGCCTTCAAATGGACCAGGAATTTGGCCACTCCAAGTTTTGAACCAGCAACCACGACAACTTTCTGATCTTCTTCAGAAACTTCATTCCGG gGAAATGGTCCATGAAAGTGTTACTCGAGGATGCAAGGAGCAGCAACGCCAAATTGAG ATGATTCTAATGTTAGGGGATATTGCACGATTGCTAGACCTTATATGGTCATGGATAGCACCTTCAGAAGATGATCAGAATGTCTTCAG GCCTCATGGAGATCCTCAGATGATTCGATTTGGTGCTCATCTAGTGCTTGTGCTCAGATACTTACTTGGTGATGAAATGGATGCTTTCAGAGAGAAAATTATGAATGTTGGTGATCTCATTGTACACAT GTatgccatgtttttgttttccaagcaaCATGAGGAGTTGGTGGGTATATATGCTTCTCAACTTGCACGCCACCGATGCATTGACCTCTTTGTGCACATGATGGAACTGAGGCTGAACAGCAG TGTGCATGTCAAATATAAGATCTTCCTTTCTGCTATGGAGTATTTACAATTTTCCCCTGTGGACAACTCGAAAGGAAGTTTTGAAGAAAttgttgagag GGTTTTGTCAAGATCCCGGGAAATCAAAGTTGGTAAGTATGATAAGCTATCAGATGTTGCAGAGCAGCACCGGCTGCAGAGCCTTCCGAAAGCTATGGTTATCCAGTGGCTCTGCTTCACACCCCCCTCCACAATTACTAATGTTGAGGATGTCAGTACAAAACTTCTTCTGAGAGCTTTGATGCACAG CAACATATTGTTCCGGGAGTTTGCCCTGGTTTCAATGTGGAGAGTTCCTGCAATGCCCATTGGTGCTCACACATTACTTAGTTTTCTTGCTGAACCTTTGAAGCAACTTTCAGAATCTTCTGATAGCTTGGAGGATTACAATGTTTCTCAGAACCTGGAAGAGTTCCATGATTGG AGTGAGTATTATTCTTGTGATGCAAAATATCGCAATTGGCTCAAAATTGAATTAGAGAATGCAGAGGTTTCTCCACTTGAACTCTCAATGGAGGAAAAACAAAGGGCTATTTTATCAGCCAAGGAGACAGTGAATTCGTCTTTGTCATTGTTATTGA gaaaagaaaatcctTGGTTAGCTCCTGGTGAAGATCATGTGTACGAATCTGTGGAACCTATTTTTCTTGAATTGCATGCCACTGCAATGCTTTGCTTGCGTTCCGGTGAATGCTTGCCTCCAGATGCAACTGTGTGCGCTACTTTAATGAGTGCTCTTTACTCTTCAGTGAGCGAGCAAGATGTGTTAAATCGGCAACTAATG ATAAATGTCTCCATATCCTCAAAGGACAGTTACTGCATAGAGGTTGTGCTTCGCTGCTTGGCAGTTGCAGGTGATGGTCTTGGGCAACAGGAACACAATGATGGTGGTATTCTTAGTACTGTTATGGCTGCTGGCTTCAAAG GTGAGCTGCTTCGATTTCAATCTGGAGTCACAATGGAGATTTCCCGATTAGATGCCTGGTATTCGAGCAAAGGTGGTTCCTTAGAGAGCCCAGCAACATACATTGTGCAGGGCCTTTGTCGTAGGTGCTGTATTCCAGAAGTCATTCTTCGGTGCATGGAG GTCTCTCTTTCGCTTATAGAGTTGGGTATGCCACCTGAAGGTCATGATCAGTTGATTGGCTTAGTTGCTTCGTCCGAGGCTGGGGTTCTTCATTTGTTTAGTTACCAACAATTGCAG GAATTTTTATTGGTTGAAAGGGAATACTCCATAAGGCAAATGGAGCTTGAAGAGGAGCTTTCTTCTTGA